A stretch of the Streptomyces sp. NBC_00078 genome encodes the following:
- a CDS encoding TerD family protein — protein MAVSLSKGGNVSLTKEAPGLTAVTVGLGWDVRTTTGTDFDLDASAIAVNTQGKVFSDGHFVFFNNKQTPDNTIVHTGDNRTGEGEGDDEAIQVNLAGLPADIDKIVFPVSIYDAENRSQNFGQVRNAYIRILNQAGGAEIARYDLSEDAATETAMVFGELYRNGAEWKFRAVGQGYASGLVGIAQDFGVNV, from the coding sequence ATGGCTGTAAGCCTGTCCAAGGGTGGCAACGTCTCGCTCACCAAGGAGGCTCCGGGCCTGACCGCCGTCACCGTGGGCCTCGGCTGGGACGTCCGCACCACCACCGGCACGGACTTCGACCTCGACGCCTCCGCGATCGCGGTCAACACTCAGGGCAAGGTCTTTTCGGACGGTCACTTCGTCTTCTTCAACAACAAGCAGACCCCGGACAACACGATCGTCCACACCGGTGACAACCGCACCGGCGAGGGCGAGGGCGACGACGAGGCGATCCAGGTCAACCTCGCCGGCCTCCCGGCCGACATCGACAAGATCGTCTTCCCGGTCTCGATCTACGACGCCGAGAACCGCTCGCAGAACTTCGGCCAGGTCCGCAACGCCTACATCCGCATCCTCAACCAGGCCGGCGGCGCCGAGATCGCGCGCTACGACCTCTCCGAGGACGCGGCGACGGAGACGGCCATGGTCTTCGGCGAGCTGTACCGCAACGGCGCGGAGTGGAAGTTCCGCGCCGTCGGCCAGGGCTATGCCTCGGGCCTGGTGGGCATCGCCCAGGACTTCGGTGTGAACGTCTGA
- a CDS encoding GNAT family N-acetyltransferase — protein sequence MILTPLPLTPDHDIPAPLLTELTALYASNREFQALSGDFPDPDDIRPEQVAAALADELANPDVEVLLARAAGRLVGVAITLAGHPDPADPDPWIGLLMVDAGEHGRGHGRRLATLVEDRFRLAGRDAVRLAVLDDNAQGLAFWTALGYRVIGRRTDLQLGRPCAVLRKELPTPAA from the coding sequence GTGATCCTCACCCCCCTCCCCCTCACCCCCGACCACGACATCCCGGCCCCGCTCCTCACCGAACTCACCGCGCTCTACGCCTCCAACCGCGAGTTCCAGGCCCTCAGCGGTGACTTCCCCGACCCGGACGACATCCGCCCGGAGCAGGTGGCGGCCGCGCTGGCCGACGAGCTGGCGAATCCGGACGTCGAGGTGCTCCTCGCGCGCGCCGCCGGCCGGCTGGTGGGGGTCGCGATCACGCTCGCCGGCCACCCCGATCCGGCCGACCCGGACCCGTGGATCGGGCTGCTGATGGTGGACGCGGGCGAGCACGGGCGAGGTCATGGACGCCGGCTGGCCACGCTGGTCGAGGACAGGTTCCGCCTGGCCGGCCGGGACGCCGTACGTCTCGCCGTACTCGACGACAATGCACAGGGGCTCGCCTTCTGGACGGCGCTCGGCTACCGGGTGATCGGCCGCCGTACGGACCTCCAACTGGGGCGTCCGTGCGCGGTGTTGCGCAAGGAGCTGCCCACCCCGGCCGCCTGA
- a CDS encoding M1 family metallopeptidase gives MSRSAPVVPAVILALALTACDGGVHGTPGGSGVHDPYFPKAGNGGYDVSHYDLKLAYDPAGGHRLTGTATITARATQDLSAFDLDLKGLDVDEVTVEGRRARWNRAGQELTVRPRGDLDDDETFSVTVRYSGTPQTITDPDGSHEGWLRTDDGALALGEPTGSMAWFPGNDHPSDKASYDIAVTVPKGLQAVSNGELTGETNGKNRTTFTWHSAEPMASYVATVAIGHYDISRSTIGKDRLPVYVAVDPAQAKASRKVLAKIPEIIEWEEYNFGPYPFSSTGAIVDRGHDAEYALETQTRPVFPGAPDTGTLVHELSHQWYGDSVTPKTWRDMWLNEAFGTYAEWLWDEDHGGHTAQQTFDALYDHGEDDHEDLWAFPPAKPSNAAHISDDPVYQRGAMVLHKIRQTVGDDTFYDIIQGWAAAYRHRNADTDDFTAYVEKKAPGKDFDEIWKDWLYGDGKPKHR, from the coding sequence GTGTCCCGATCCGCGCCCGTTGTCCCGGCCGTCATACTCGCCCTCGCCCTGACCGCGTGCGACGGGGGTGTGCACGGCACCCCGGGGGGCTCCGGGGTGCACGACCCGTACTTTCCGAAGGCGGGCAACGGCGGATACGACGTCAGCCACTACGACCTGAAGCTCGCCTACGACCCCGCCGGCGGACACCGCCTCACCGGTACCGCCACCATCACCGCCCGCGCCACCCAGGATCTCTCCGCGTTCGACCTCGACCTCAAGGGACTGGACGTCGACGAGGTCACCGTCGAGGGCAGACGTGCCCGCTGGAACCGGGCCGGGCAGGAACTAACCGTCCGCCCGCGCGGCGACCTGGACGACGACGAGACCTTCAGCGTCACCGTCCGCTACTCCGGCACCCCGCAGACGATCACCGACCCCGACGGCTCCCACGAGGGCTGGCTGCGCACCGACGACGGCGCGCTGGCGCTCGGCGAACCCACCGGCTCCATGGCGTGGTTCCCCGGCAACGACCACCCCTCCGACAAGGCGTCGTACGACATCGCCGTCACCGTGCCGAAGGGCTTGCAGGCCGTCTCCAACGGGGAGTTGACGGGAGAGACGAACGGCAAGAACCGTACGACCTTCACCTGGCACTCGGCCGAGCCCATGGCGAGTTACGTCGCCACCGTCGCCATCGGCCACTACGACATCAGCCGGTCCACCATCGGCAAGGACCGCCTGCCCGTGTACGTCGCCGTCGACCCGGCCCAGGCGAAGGCGAGCCGGAAGGTGCTCGCGAAGATCCCCGAGATCATCGAGTGGGAGGAGTACAACTTCGGGCCGTACCCCTTCTCCTCCACCGGCGCGATCGTCGACCGCGGACATGACGCCGAGTACGCCCTGGAGACCCAGACCCGGCCCGTCTTCCCCGGCGCCCCCGACACCGGCACCCTCGTCCACGAACTCTCCCACCAGTGGTACGGCGACTCCGTCACACCGAAGACCTGGCGGGACATGTGGCTCAACGAGGCCTTCGGGACCTACGCGGAGTGGCTGTGGGACGAGGACCACGGCGGCCACACCGCCCAGCAGACGTTCGACGCGCTGTACGACCACGGCGAGGACGACCACGAGGACCTGTGGGCCTTCCCGCCGGCGAAGCCGAGCAACGCCGCGCACATCTCCGACGATCCCGTCTACCAGCGCGGCGCGATGGTCCTCCACAAGATCCGGCAGACCGTCGGCGACGACACCTTCTACGACATCATCCAGGGCTGGGCCGCCGCCTACCGCCACCGGAACGCCGACACCGACGACTTCACGGCGTACGTCGAGAAGAAGGCGCCGGGCAAGGACTTCGACGAGATCTGGAAGGACTGGCTGTACGGGGACGGCAAGCCGAAGCACCGGTGA
- a CDS encoding pentapeptide repeat-containing protein — protein sequence MKGARRPEVRLPALEPFGGGELEPDGDYDGLEFRDADFAGQDGGGARFMDCALTGCALDETRLHHARILDSVLTGARGVGTDLAECTLRDVEVVDARLGGAQLHGAVLERVVIRGGKIDYLNLRAARLKDVVFENIVLVEPDFGGAVLERVEFVDCVLKEADLTGAVLKDVDLRGAAELGIARGVERLAGAVVSMAQLMDLAPVLAVEMGIRVE from the coding sequence GTGAAGGGGGCCCGGCGGCCGGAGGTGCGGCTGCCTGCGCTGGAGCCGTTCGGGGGCGGGGAGTTGGAGCCGGACGGGGACTACGACGGGCTGGAGTTCCGGGACGCGGATTTCGCCGGGCAGGACGGCGGCGGCGCCCGGTTCATGGACTGCGCGCTGACGGGGTGCGCGCTGGACGAGACGCGGCTGCACCATGCCCGGATCCTCGACTCGGTGCTGACGGGGGCGCGAGGGGTCGGCACGGATCTGGCCGAGTGCACCCTGCGCGATGTCGAGGTGGTCGACGCCCGTCTCGGCGGGGCGCAGCTGCACGGTGCCGTCCTGGAACGCGTGGTGATCCGCGGCGGCAAGATCGACTATCTGAACCTGCGCGCGGCCCGGCTCAAGGACGTCGTCTTCGAGAACATCGTGCTGGTCGAGCCGGACTTCGGAGGCGCCGTACTGGAGCGCGTGGAGTTCGTGGACTGCGTCCTGAAGGAGGCGGACCTCACGGGCGCGGTCCTGAAGGACGTGGACCTGAGAGGGGCGGCGGAGCTGGGCATCGCGAGAGGTGTGGAACGGCTGGCGGGGGCGGTTGTCAGTATGGCCCAACTGATGGACCTGGCACCGGTGTTGGCGGTGGAGATGGGGATCCGGGTGGAGTGA
- a CDS encoding NAD(P)-binding protein has translation MHRITVIGGGFAGLTAAVTAAEAGARVTVFEAHHTLGGRARTADGPYRTNDGPHALYSGGPHWTWLKQRNLIGPLAPVPPLEAARLRLRHHGVLRRTPPFAMLKLLRHGLQQAPVDADFMSWATGVAGEEAARAAAHYSAVALFHHDPGALSAAFVQERLRRATKLPPEAHYPRGGWATVIDRMAARAWNLGVRMETLSRVDALDALPATGGPVIVATSLDAARRLLRDDTLTWTGSRTALVDLAVRTRRGDAFAVSDLDSPGWLERFTAQDRTLAPAGEQLIQGQIPIAPHESKADGIARAEELLDLAFEGWRGRVTWRREALANGRTGAVDLPGTSWRDRPAIDRGDGVYLAGDQVAAPGVLSEVSFNSALAAVSLALGRRTLDLKQA, from the coding sequence ATGCACCGCATCACCGTCATCGGCGGCGGTTTCGCCGGACTGACCGCGGCCGTCACCGCTGCCGAGGCGGGCGCCAGAGTGACCGTGTTCGAAGCCCATCACACGCTCGGCGGGCGAGCCCGGACCGCCGATGGCCCGTACCGGACGAACGACGGACCGCATGCCCTCTACAGCGGCGGCCCGCACTGGACCTGGCTGAAGCAGCGCAACCTGATCGGGCCGCTCGCCCCCGTCCCGCCCCTGGAGGCGGCCCGGCTGCGGCTGCGCCACCACGGCGTACTGCGCCGCACCCCACCCTTCGCGATGCTGAAGCTGCTGCGCCACGGGCTCCAGCAGGCGCCCGTCGACGCCGACTTCATGAGCTGGGCCACCGGCGTCGCGGGCGAGGAGGCCGCCCGGGCCGCCGCCCACTACTCGGCCGTCGCGCTCTTCCACCACGACCCCGGCGCCCTGTCCGCCGCGTTCGTGCAGGAGCGGCTGCGCCGTGCCACCAAGCTTCCGCCCGAGGCGCACTACCCGCGCGGCGGCTGGGCCACCGTCATCGACCGCATGGCCGCCCGGGCGTGGAATCTCGGAGTACGGATGGAGACCCTGTCCCGCGTCGACGCCCTCGACGCCCTTCCGGCGACCGGCGGCCCCGTCATCGTCGCCACCTCCCTCGACGCCGCCCGGCGACTCCTGCGCGACGACACCCTGACCTGGACCGGCAGCCGTACGGCTCTCGTCGATCTCGCGGTACGGACCCGCCGCGGAGATGCCTTCGCCGTGTCCGACCTCGACTCCCCCGGCTGGCTGGAGCGGTTCACCGCACAGGACCGCACCCTCGCCCCGGCCGGCGAGCAGCTCATCCAGGGCCAGATCCCGATCGCCCCGCACGAGTCGAAGGCCGACGGCATCGCGCGCGCCGAGGAGCTCCTCGACCTCGCCTTCGAGGGCTGGCGCGGGCGCGTCACCTGGCGGCGCGAGGCCCTCGCGAACGGCCGTACCGGCGCCGTCGACCTGCCCGGCACCAGCTGGCGCGACCGCCCGGCCATCGACCGTGGCGACGGCGTCTACCTCGCCGGCGACCAGGTCGCGGCCCCCGGCGTCCTGTCGGAGGTCTCCTTCAACAGCGCCCTCGCCGCGGTGTCGCTGGCGCTCGGCCGCCGGACCCTTGACCTCAAGCAAGCTTGA
- a CDS encoding zinc-binding dehydrogenase gives MHAIRLHAFGPAENLRYEEVADPTPGPGQVRIAVEAAGVHLLDTALREGERGPLPEPTRLPTIPGREVAGVVESLGEGVAALWLGKSVVAHLGLAQGVPPGSSSSGGGYAELAVTDVDRVHEIPENLDGAAAVAMIGTGRTAMGIVQFAEPGPDDVVVIPAAAGGIGTLLVQYAKNAGSVVVGLAGGPEKVARVQAGGADVAVDYNDPGWPDKVRAHLGGRPATLVFDGVGGEVARETVALLGPGGRHLVFGWSAEGIRGGRPYLVDGVSERVLGPVMMQKTGGPNPLRTLELRALAEAAAGRLTPAVQRFPLAEAAAAHRALETRGTTGKVVLEP, from the coding sequence ATGCACGCCATCCGTCTGCACGCCTTCGGTCCGGCCGAGAACCTCCGCTACGAGGAGGTGGCCGACCCCACGCCGGGCCCGGGCCAGGTCCGTATCGCCGTGGAAGCGGCCGGGGTTCACCTGCTCGACACCGCTCTCCGCGAGGGCGAGCGGGGCCCGCTGCCCGAGCCGACCCGGCTGCCCACCATCCCGGGCCGTGAGGTCGCCGGTGTCGTGGAGTCGCTGGGCGAGGGCGTCGCCGCGCTGTGGCTCGGCAAGAGTGTGGTCGCCCACCTCGGCCTCGCCCAGGGCGTCCCCCCGGGCTCTTCAAGCAGTGGGGGAGGATATGCGGAACTCGCCGTCACCGATGTCGACCGGGTGCACGAGATACCGGAGAACCTGGACGGGGCCGCGGCCGTCGCCATGATCGGGACCGGGCGTACGGCGATGGGAATCGTGCAGTTCGCCGAGCCGGGCCCGGACGACGTGGTCGTGATCCCGGCGGCCGCGGGTGGCATCGGCACCCTGCTCGTGCAGTACGCGAAGAACGCCGGCTCCGTCGTCGTCGGACTTGCCGGCGGCCCGGAGAAGGTCGCGCGGGTGCAGGCGGGCGGCGCCGACGTCGCCGTCGACTACAACGACCCGGGCTGGCCGGACAAGGTCCGCGCCCATCTGGGCGGCCGCCCGGCCACCCTCGTCTTCGACGGCGTGGGCGGCGAGGTCGCCCGCGAGACCGTCGCCCTGCTCGGCCCCGGCGGCAGGCACCTCGTCTTCGGCTGGTCGGCCGAGGGCATCCGTGGCGGCCGGCCCTACCTCGTCGACGGCGTCTCCGAGCGGGTCCTGGGGCCCGTGATGATGCAGAAGACCGGCGGCCCCAATCCCCTGCGCACCCTCGAACTGCGCGCCCTCGCCGAGGCCGCCGCGGGTCGGCTGACCCCCGCGGTGCAGCGCTTCCCGCTCGCCGAGGCGGCGGCCGCGCACCGGGCACTGGAAACCCGTGGAACGACCGGAAAGGTGGTATTGGAGCCATGA
- a CDS encoding MFS transporter: MTGRKASASASADATLPDPWSSGQVRVTPTGEPQDADPRRWWGLVIIALAQLMVVLDATIVNIALPSAQRDLGMSDGNRQWVITAYTLAFGGLLLLGGRIADLVGRKRTFIIGLIGFAAASALGGAANGSAMLFGARALQGAFAAVLAPSALSLLTTTFTDPKERGKAFGIYGALAGSGSAIGFIVGGLLTEYLNWRWCLYVNIPIAIVAVFGAFALLHDRPGHAGARLDVPGAVLGCGGLVAIVYGFSEAEPRGWTDPLVLGLLAAGVVLLVAFVWWQSRARTPLLPLHIVKDRNRAGCFLTMGLAIIGMFGLFLFMTYYLQVILGYSPLKTGLAFLPLTAAIIIGSTQISARLMNRVPPRLLMVPGMILAASGMVILTQMTVDSPYATEILPALLLMGLGMGLTFMPVFATATAGVAPQDSGVTSATVNTAQQVGGSIGTALLNTIATTSSATYIAAHLHHPAQQALIAKEGVVHGYTVAIWWAAGIMLLAGLIAGLMVTAKAPRHGAPAEAPVPEPVA, from the coding sequence ATGACCGGTCGCAAGGCATCCGCATCCGCGTCCGCGGATGCGACACTCCCCGATCCGTGGTCTTCTGGCCAGGTGCGCGTCACCCCGACAGGTGAACCCCAGGACGCCGATCCCCGCCGCTGGTGGGGCTTGGTGATCATCGCGCTCGCGCAGCTCATGGTCGTGCTCGACGCGACCATCGTGAACATCGCGCTCCCCTCCGCGCAGCGCGACCTCGGGATGTCCGACGGCAACCGGCAATGGGTGATCACCGCCTACACGCTGGCCTTCGGCGGCCTCCTTCTGCTCGGCGGCCGCATCGCCGACCTGGTGGGCCGCAAGCGGACGTTCATCATCGGGCTCATCGGCTTCGCCGCCGCCTCCGCGCTCGGCGGCGCCGCCAACGGCTCCGCCATGCTCTTCGGCGCCCGCGCGCTGCAGGGCGCCTTCGCCGCCGTCCTGGCCCCGTCGGCCCTGTCGCTGCTCACCACGACCTTCACCGACCCGAAGGAGCGCGGAAAGGCGTTCGGCATCTACGGCGCCCTCGCGGGCAGCGGCTCGGCGATCGGTTTCATCGTCGGCGGTCTGCTCACCGAGTACCTGAACTGGCGCTGGTGCCTCTACGTCAACATCCCCATAGCGATCGTCGCCGTCTTCGGCGCCTTCGCCCTGCTGCACGACCGCCCCGGCCACGCGGGCGCCCGCCTCGACGTACCGGGTGCGGTGCTGGGCTGCGGCGGCCTGGTCGCGATCGTGTACGGCTTCAGCGAGGCCGAGCCGCGCGGCTGGACCGACCCGCTGGTGCTGGGGTTGCTGGCGGCAGGCGTCGTGCTCCTGGTGGCCTTCGTGTGGTGGCAGTCGCGGGCGCGGACGCCCCTGCTCCCCCTCCACATCGTCAAGGACCGCAACCGCGCCGGCTGCTTCCTGACCATGGGGCTCGCCATCATCGGCATGTTCGGGCTGTTCCTGTTCATGACCTACTACCTGCAGGTCATCCTCGGCTACTCGCCCCTGAAGACCGGCCTGGCCTTCCTGCCCCTCACCGCAGCGATCATCATCGGCTCCACCCAGATATCCGCCCGGCTGATGAACCGCGTCCCGCCGCGCCTGCTGATGGTCCCCGGCATGATCCTCGCGGCGAGCGGCATGGTGATCCTCACGCAGATGACGGTCGACTCGCCCTACGCCACCGAGATCCTGCCCGCCCTGCTCCTGATGGGTCTCGGCATGGGCCTGACCTTCATGCCGGTCTTCGCCACCGCGACGGCGGGCGTCGCACCCCAGGACTCGGGTGTGACCTCGGCGACCGTCAACACCGCACAGCAGGTGGGCGGTTCGATCGGTACGGCCCTGCTGAACACCATCGCCACCACCAGCAGCGCGACCTACATCGCCGCCCATCTCCACCATCCCGCACAGCAGGCCCTGATCGCCAAGGAGGGCGTCGTCCACGGCTACACGGTCGCCATCTGGTGGGCCGCCGGCATCATGCTCCTGGCCGGCCTGATCGCGGGGTTGATGGTGACGGCGAAGGCCCCCAGGCACGGCGCTCCGGCAGAGGCGCCCGTACCGGAGCCGGTGGCGTAG
- a CDS encoding Tat pathway signal protein — protein MSDADSCPRARRRRAAAFFAAVSLLSSLLGLSGAGSAAAADASVAAEGECATLAVAPFGDPGDAVGRATVAPGASACYTVTAEAPGLYLVPLQDSSNEAYRQVLAADGSQVDCNGDEYATNGMCTLPSAGTYTVKVVNDGWADAETAVTVVPLGGTKGCADPAGTNWDQPDGSRTAVGPVQVDCLPFDAKRGERIRLTYGSKVYGNSLAWITDATGARVCPHFPEDGEDSCVLPGDGPFRVISRVSYTEKGFPAEYGVKVRRLNDPQGCTAAPVRPYGVPAQQDLTMNPCYTFTVGRAGPYTVHHVSEQRSAGPVQVYDANGLTVCRSGDDPCRMAKAGTYTAVLDGSYPFQDFREGLVVFDRASDSGCAAVGTGLYKGELSAVGQYDCLSLSAPQGARIAALTPLVSSGVDADVEVLDRDGTAQCDATALSNGDCALTGPAPYRALVHTEDNGDDATGAYSVAFHRTDAANDCPVLPAGSFTADGAEATLATGDGVFSHCLSIPADAHTGAEVFQLLATSGGVPAKFSVLDSTGRKVCDRNATTDGWTVCALTPGKAHTVLVTGQDKAATYTLARRDVTATADSAGCMRTTAVKVGGPSVKGGYGAPGTLNCHQVTTDAATDVVHLDVRDALGTANIAVMGGDGKPECSFRNRSCAATGSTTHQVLVQTPATLKAAPEYHLDALRVATADGPAPECTRVPSVAYGYGPITGTLDESHTAVCAVLPTAGFDRFDTAITDTTGAATTAVPVLYNSAWNNGCTLYIPTGYQCAAGGSSSGAAQSVFLLGLPEKASRTSYSAKLSCTSPLCGTDKVSVTGASPDTGVSGSKVRLTVTGTALGPDDTVRLSLSGRTLTATTDSVSTDNRTLTATVDLTGAAAGTWNVSVIAHNAEYQRGTFTVTQAQLTNTAAPKATGTAKVGAKVSAAAGSWSAAPSSYTYQWKADGKAISGATASTYTIPAAQLGKKLGVTVTAVKSGWLSGTATSAGVTVAKGDAPRATKVPVISGTVKVGRTLKSTAGTWSPTATSYAYQWYANGKAISGATKSSLVLKPAQKGKRITVKVVAHRTGHQDGSAVSKASSAVAG, from the coding sequence ATGTCGGACGCCGATTCCTGTCCGCGTGCGAGACGGCGGCGCGCGGCCGCTTTCTTCGCTGCCGTTTCGCTGCTTTCTTCGCTGCTGGGCCTGAGCGGGGCCGGTTCCGCCGCTGCCGCTGACGCGTCCGTTGCCGCCGAGGGGGAGTGCGCGACGCTCGCCGTCGCTCCGTTCGGCGATCCGGGCGACGCCGTGGGCAGGGCGACGGTCGCTCCCGGCGCGAGTGCCTGTTACACCGTCACCGCCGAGGCGCCGGGCCTGTACCTGGTGCCGTTGCAGGACAGCAGCAACGAAGCGTACCGGCAGGTGCTGGCGGCCGACGGCAGCCAGGTGGACTGCAACGGGGACGAGTACGCCACGAACGGCATGTGCACGCTGCCCTCGGCGGGCACGTACACGGTCAAGGTCGTCAACGACGGCTGGGCGGACGCGGAGACCGCGGTCACCGTCGTCCCGCTCGGTGGCACGAAGGGCTGCGCCGACCCGGCCGGCACCAACTGGGACCAGCCGGACGGCAGTCGCACGGCCGTGGGCCCCGTGCAGGTCGACTGCCTGCCGTTCGATGCGAAGCGGGGCGAGCGGATCCGGCTCACCTACGGCTCGAAGGTGTACGGCAACTCCCTCGCCTGGATCACCGACGCGACCGGCGCCCGCGTCTGCCCGCACTTCCCGGAGGACGGCGAGGACAGCTGTGTGCTGCCCGGTGACGGGCCCTTCCGGGTGATCTCCCGGGTCTCGTACACGGAGAAGGGGTTCCCCGCGGAGTACGGCGTGAAGGTGCGCCGGCTGAACGATCCGCAGGGCTGCACCGCCGCGCCCGTCCGGCCCTACGGTGTGCCGGCGCAGCAGGACCTGACCATGAACCCCTGCTACACGTTCACCGTCGGCAGGGCGGGCCCGTACACCGTGCACCACGTGAGCGAGCAGCGGTCCGCCGGGCCGGTGCAGGTGTACGACGCGAACGGTCTGACGGTGTGCCGGTCCGGCGACGATCCCTGCCGGATGGCGAAGGCGGGCACGTACACGGCGGTCCTCGACGGCTCGTATCCCTTCCAGGACTTCCGTGAGGGGCTGGTCGTGTTCGACCGGGCCTCAGACTCCGGGTGTGCCGCTGTCGGAACAGGGCTGTACAAGGGCGAGTTGAGCGCTGTGGGGCAGTACGACTGCCTCTCGCTCTCCGCCCCGCAGGGCGCCCGGATCGCCGCGCTCACCCCGCTGGTCTCGTCCGGGGTGGACGCCGACGTGGAGGTCCTCGACCGGGACGGCACGGCGCAGTGCGACGCCACGGCGCTGTCGAACGGCGACTGCGCGCTCACGGGTCCGGCCCCCTACCGGGCGCTGGTGCACACCGAGGACAACGGGGACGACGCGACCGGCGCCTACTCCGTCGCCTTCCACCGCACCGACGCCGCGAACGACTGCCCCGTGCTGCCCGCCGGGAGCTTCACCGCCGACGGCGCCGAGGCCACGCTTGCCACGGGTGACGGCGTCTTCTCGCACTGCCTGAGCATCCCCGCGGACGCGCATACGGGCGCGGAGGTCTTCCAGCTCCTCGCCACATCCGGCGGCGTTCCCGCGAAGTTCTCGGTGCTGGACTCCACCGGCAGGAAGGTCTGCGACCGTAACGCCACCACCGACGGCTGGACGGTGTGCGCACTGACCCCCGGCAAGGCCCACACCGTGCTGGTCACCGGCCAGGACAAGGCCGCCACGTATACGCTGGCCAGGCGTGACGTCACCGCGACCGCCGACTCGGCGGGCTGCATGAGGACCACCGCGGTGAAGGTCGGCGGACCGTCCGTCAAGGGTGGCTACGGTGCCCCGGGCACGCTGAACTGCCACCAGGTCACCACCGACGCGGCCACCGATGTCGTACACCTCGATGTGCGGGACGCGCTGGGCACGGCCAACATCGCGGTCATGGGCGGTGACGGCAAGCCCGAGTGCTCCTTCCGCAACCGCTCCTGCGCGGCCACCGGTTCCACCACCCACCAGGTTCTGGTGCAGACACCGGCCACCCTCAAGGCGGCGCCCGAGTACCACCTGGACGCCCTGCGCGTCGCGACCGCCGACGGTCCCGCGCCGGAGTGCACCAGGGTGCCGTCGGTGGCTTACGGGTACGGGCCGATCACCGGCACGCTCGACGAGTCGCACACCGCCGTGTGTGCCGTCCTGCCCACCGCCGGGTTCGACCGCTTCGACACCGCGATCACCGACACGACCGGCGCCGCCACCACCGCCGTGCCGGTCCTCTACAACAGCGCCTGGAACAACGGTTGCACGCTGTACATACCGACCGGCTACCAGTGCGCGGCGGGTGGCTCGTCCAGCGGGGCCGCGCAGAGCGTGTTCCTGCTCGGCCTTCCCGAAAAGGCGTCCAGAACGTCCTACAGCGCCAAGTTGAGCTGTACGTCCCCGCTGTGCGGCACGGACAAAGTGAGCGTCACCGGGGCCAGCCCGGACACCGGGGTGAGCGGCAGCAAGGTGCGGCTGACGGTGACCGGTACCGCGCTCGGCCCGGACGACACGGTCCGCCTGAGCCTGAGCGGCAGGACGCTGACCGCCACGACGGACTCGGTCTCCACCGACAACAGGACGCTGACGGCCACGGTCGACCTCACGGGCGCGGCGGCCGGCACCTGGAACGTCAGCGTGATCGCGCACAACGCCGAGTACCAGCGCGGCACCTTCACCGTGACCCAGGCCCAGCTGACGAACACGGCCGCCCCCAAGGCGACGGGCACGGCCAAGGTGGGCGCCAAGGTCTCTGCGGCAGCCGGGAGCTGGTCGGCGGCCCCGTCGTCGTACACCTACCAGTGGAAGGCCGACGGGAAGGCGATCAGCGGGGCCACGGCGTCGACCTACACGATTCCGGCGGCGCAGCTCGGCAAGAAGCTCGGCGTGACGGTCACCGCGGTCAAGAGCGGCTGGCTGAGCGGGACGGCGACCTCAGCGGGGGTGACCGTCGCCAAGGGGGACGCGCCCAGAGCGACCAAGGTGCCGGTGATCAGCGGGACGGTGAAGGTCGGCAGGACGCTCAAGTCGACGGCCGGGACCTGGAGTCCGACGGCGACCTCGTACGCGTACCAGTGGTACGCGAACGGGAAGGCGATCAGCGGGGCGACCAAGTCCTCGCTGGTGCTGAAGCCGGCGCAGAAGGGCAAGAGGATCACCGTGAAGGTGGTCGCGCACCGCACCGGTCACCAGGACGGATCGGCGGTGAGCAAGGCGAGCAGTGCGGTCGCCGGGTGA
- a CDS encoding rhomboid-like protein, producing the protein MRIDRGLGEKVWAYVRSAPGTYVWLAILFVTTVALHHMSPEFEQEFLRQRSTNIHELSNDPKRVLVQSAMWIDGGDWFPYVFLYTVFHAQAERWLGTLRWLMVCVAAHVLATLISEGALLKAVRDGLVPHSAVNSLDIGVSYALAGVVAVLTYRISAPWRYLYLAGVLAVYGVPFVSSPTFTDFGHLLSVLIGLACYPLVRGRGKAWNPKETVAALRG; encoded by the coding sequence ATGCGAATTGACCGGGGGCTCGGAGAGAAGGTGTGGGCCTACGTCCGCAGCGCCCCCGGCACGTATGTCTGGCTGGCCATCCTGTTCGTGACCACCGTCGCGCTGCACCACATGTCACCGGAGTTCGAGCAGGAGTTCCTGCGGCAGCGGTCCACCAACATCCACGAGCTGTCGAACGACCCGAAGCGGGTGCTGGTGCAGAGTGCGATGTGGATCGACGGCGGCGACTGGTTCCCGTACGTCTTCCTCTACACGGTGTTCCATGCGCAGGCCGAGCGCTGGCTGGGGACGCTGCGCTGGCTGATGGTGTGTGTGGCTGCGCATGTGCTGGCGACGCTGATCAGCGAGGGGGCGCTGCTGAAGGCGGTCCGGGACGGGTTGGTGCCGCATTCGGCGGTCAACTCCCTCGACATCGGGGTGAGTTACGCGCTCGCCGGCGTGGTGGCGGTGCTGACGTACCGGATCTCGGCACCCTGGCGGTATCTGTATCTGGCGGGCGTGCTGGCCGTGTACGGGGTTCCCTTCGTGTCCTCGCCGACCTTTACCGACTTCGGGCACCTCCTCTCCGTGCTGATCGGGCTCGCGTGCTATCCGCTGGTCAGAGGGCGTGGGAAAGCATGGAATCCGAAGGAGACGGTCGCCGCCCTGAGGGGTTAG